Proteins encoded in a region of the Rutidosis leptorrhynchoides isolate AG116_Rl617_1_P2 chromosome 9, CSIRO_AGI_Rlap_v1, whole genome shotgun sequence genome:
- the LOC139869097 gene encoding uncharacterized protein, with protein sequence MKGSFRGLAYKNHLWRCATVTTVPEFEQSMLQLKEFDNEAYVWLTKIPPQEWARSHFTGRVVSDVLLSNMCEVFNRWLVDARDKPIVTALEYIREYCMKRIVNVKKKILKTNGILTPAASKVFEKIKSDANKCDVLWGGNQRYQVSGHGNEQFVVDIESKSCACRKWELTGIPCKHAVAVINNMADNGLEVSEPETWVHPVYLLSTWINTYQFTVEPLNGRTLCEKAEDGYTLVAPKKISTPGRPKKKRRMSANEKDVVGVDGKLSSQGKLKKCGACGIYGHNKRKCPNGGTNGASTSGGGGGSNGGSKKKKASDGDNGGTNGASKSGGGGSNGGSKKKKASDGDKKKKRSDGNGKKKT encoded by the exons ATGAAAGGTAGCTTTAGAGGTTTAGCATATAAGAACCATTTGTGGAGGTGTGCAACTGTGACAACAGTGCCTGAGTTTGAACAATCCATGCTGCAATTGAAAGAGTTTGATAATGAAGCATATGTTTGGTTGACTAAGATTCCTCCTCAAGAGTGGGCTAGAAGTCACTTTACTGGGAGGGTTGTGTCTGATGTATTGCTTAGTAACATGTGTGAAGTGTTTAATAGATGGTTGGTTGATGCAAGAGACAAACCAATAGTTACAGCTTTAGAATACATTAGAGAGTATTGTATGAAAAGAATTGTGAATGTTAAAAAGAAGATTTTAAAAACAAATGGAATTTTAACTCCTGCTGCAAGTAAGGTGTTTGAGAAGATTAAGTCTGATGCTAACAAATGTGATGTTTTATGGGGAGGAAATCAAAGATATCAAGTTAGTGGACATGGGAATGAGCAGTTTGTGGTTGATATTGAGTCAAAATCATGTGCTTGTAGGAAGTGGGAACTTACTGGAATACCTTGCAAGCATGCTGTTGCAGTTATCAATAACATGGCAGACAATGGTCTTGAAGTTAGTGAACCAGAAACATGGGTTCATCCAGTTTATTTGTTATCTACTTGGATTAACACATACCAGTTTACAGTTGAACCATTGAATGGAAGAACTTTGTGTGAAAAAGCTGAAGATGGGTACACTCTTGTTGCACCAAAGAAGATATCCACCCCTGGTCGACCAAAAAAAAAGAGAAGAATGTCTGCTAATGAGAAGGATGTGGTTGGTGTAGATGGTAAACTGTCATCACAAG GTAAGTTAAAGAAATGTGGTGCTTGTGGAATTTATGGTCATAACAAAAGAAAGTGTCCCAATGGGGGTACTAATGGGGCATCTacaagtggtggtggtggtggaagtaATGGTGGAAGTAAGAAGAAGAAGGCATCTGATGGTGATAATGGGGGTACTAATGGGGCATCAAAAAGTGGTGGTGGTGGAAGTAATGGTGGAAGTAAGAAGAAAAAGGCATCTGATGGTGACAAGAAGAAAAAAAGGAGTGATGGTAATGGGAAGAAGAAGACTTAA
- the LOC139869098 gene encoding uncharacterized protein has protein sequence MVEMGKKSATFRFVVLNGRAYVEKYKESIQTRDVFTIWGLLQLLRRYPGKVPDLDLMFDCLDFPVIRKKDYDKFNSTVAPPPLFRYCSDDDSYDIVFPDWSFWGWAEINIKPWNLLLKDLHKGNKRTKWIDREPYAYWKGNPWVAEHRKDLVKCNVSDTQDWNARLYIQDWIRESQEGFKQSNVANQCTHRYKIYIEGSAWSVSGKYIIACDSATLIVTPYYYDFFMRGMMPLQHYWPIKMDDKCRSIKFAVQWGNMHEQKVQEIGKAASSFIQEDLKMDNVYNYMFHLLNGYSKLMKYKPTVPENAVEICSETMVCTSQGFVKQFMEESTVKGPAYVSPCVMQPPYDPQTLNSILDTKVNSIKQVEKWEKDYFEQINQV, from the exons ATGGTTGAAATGGGTAAGAAATCAGCTACCTTTCGGTTCGTAGTATTAAACGGACGAGCGTATGTCGAGAAGTATAAAGAAAGTATCCAAACGCGAGACGTTTTCACTATTTGGGGGTTGTTACAGTTGCTAAGAAGGTACCCGGGAAAAGTACCTGATTTGGATCTTATGTTTGACTGCCTTGACTTTCCAGTTATTCGAAAGAAAGATTACGATAAGTTTAATTCAACGGTTGCTCCACCACCGTTGTTTCGTTACTGTAGCGATGATGACTCGTATGACATTGTTTTTCCTGATTGGTCCTTTTGGGGTTG GGCTGAAATTAATATAAAACCATGGAACTTATTGTTGAAGGACCTTCATAAAGGCAACAAAAGGACCAAGTGGATAGATCGAGAGCCGTACGCGTACTGGAAAGGTAATCCGTGGGTTGCAGAACACCGAaaagatcttgttaaatgtaatgttTCTGACACACAGGACTGGAACGCTCGTCTTTATATACAG GACTGGATTCGAGAATCGCAAGAGGGTTTTAAACAATCAAATGTGGCTAACCAATGCACCCACAG ATATAAAATCTATATCGAGGGATCTGCGTGGTCTGTGAGTGGAAAATACATTATCGCTTGTGATTCAGCTACCTTAATAGTGACACCTTATTACTATGATTTCTTCATGAGGGGGATGATGCCCCTTCAACATTACTGGCccataaaaatggatgacaaatgcaGATCCATCAAGTTTGCTGTTCAATGGGGCAACATGCATGAGCAAAAG GTTCAAGAAATCGGAAAGGCAGCAAGCAGTTTTATACAAGAAGATTTAAAAATGGATAACGTATACAATTACATGTTTCATCTTTTAAATGGGTATTCAAAGCTCATGAAATACAAGCCTACGGTCCCTGAAAATGCAGTCGAAATTTGTTCGGAGACGATGGTTTGCACTTCACAAGGGTTTGTTAAGCAATTTATGGAGGAGTCTACTGTTAAAGGTCCTGCTTATGTCAGCCCATGCGTCATGCAACCTCCATATGATCCTCAAACTCTTAATTCCATACTTGATACAAAAGTGAATTCAATTAAACAAGTTGAGAAATGGGAAAAAGACTACTTTGAACAAATTAATCaagtttag
- the LOC139865895 gene encoding actin-depolymerizing factor 7-like: MAVNDECKLKFLELKSKRNYRYITYKIEDQQVTIDKIGGPDQTYEDFTNALPTDECRYAVFDFDFTTDENCQKSKIFFIAWSPDTSKVRMKMVYASSKDRFKRELDGIQVELQATDPSEMSLDTIKSRAI; the protein is encoded by the exons ATGGCTGTGAATGATGAATGCAAGCTGAAGTTTCTGGAGCTAAAATCAAAACGGAACTATCGATACATTACCTACAAAATCGAAGATCAGCAG GTAACTATTGATAAGATCGGCGGTCCTGATCAGACCTACGAAGATTTCACAAACGCGCTTCCTACTGATGAATGTCGTTATGCTGTCTTTGATTTTGACTTCACCACTGATGAAAATTGCCAGAAAAGCAAAATCTTTTTCATTGCCTG GTCACCCGATACATCTAAGGTGAGAATGAAGATGGTGTATGCAAGCTCGAAAGACAGATTTAAGAGAGAACTCGACGGAATTCAAGTTGAGTTGCAAGCAACAGACCCTAGTGAGATGAGCTTAGACACCATTAAATCGCGGGCAATTTAA
- the LOC139869100 gene encoding 3'-5' exonuclease-like — translation MTTNIYNHRIPDSTHDEYTITFYHEPIHTLVTATPSLVDAWISQIESIHQHRLNRLIVGLDIEWRPPNAPQIVNPVATLQLCVGRRCLIFQIVHAEYFPYSLWNFLNNPLYTFMGVGIGDDVAKLRRDYNIGVASYAELGRLAAEQLGAPELNRSSLKDLARRVLGADIEKPTSIRRSNWDDQYLTDPQVKYACIDAFLGFEIARNLIQGFDNYN, via the coding sequence ATGACGACCAACATATACAATCACCGTATCCCCGATTCCACACACGACGAATACACCATCACATTCTACCACGAGCCTATTCATACTCTAGTCACCGCCACACCATCATTAGTCGACGCTTGGATCTCCCAAATTGAATCCATCCACCAACACCGTCTCAACCGTCTAATCGTCGGTCTCGACATCGAATGGCGTCCTCCAAACGCTCCACAAATCGTCAACCCGGTCGCCACACTCCAACTATGTGTTGGACGCCGTTGTCTTATTTTCCAAATAGTCCATGCTGAATACTTTCCGTACTCTTTATGGAACTTTCTAAATAACCCTCTTTACACGTTTATGGGCGTCGGGATTGGTGATGACGTGGCCAAGCTGAGGAGGGATTATAATATTGGTGTTGCGAGCTATGCGGAATTGGGGAGGTTGGCGGCTGAACAGTTGGGTGCGCCAGAGCTTAATAGGTCTAGTTTGAAAGACCTAGCTCGAAGGGTTCTTGGTGCGGATATTGAGAAACCGACAAGTATTAGGCGGAGTAATTGGGATGACCAATATTTAACTGATCCTCAGGTGAAATATGCTTGTATTGATGCTTTTCTGGGTTTTGAGATTGCCAGGAATTTGATTCAGGGTTTTGAtaattacaattag